The Stegostoma tigrinum isolate sSteTig4 chromosome 9, sSteTig4.hap1, whole genome shotgun sequence genome includes a region encoding these proteins:
- the LOC125454823 gene encoding heterogeneous nuclear ribonucleoprotein L-like, which translates to MSSADYYESTDYLDEYYESSRHPSKRLKVDESDTDFDSEEDEGRDVGGSDAGDRDRDRDRDRDRDRDRDHDRPRSQHKTAPSPVVHVRALCDSVIEADLVKGVDRFGLISYVMMLPNKRQALVEFQDLRSAQKCVAYAKRRIVNIAGHPAFFNFSTSQRITRPGGPEDPKHVNNVLFLSIQNPLYPITTDVLYTVCNACGPVLRIVIFKKNGIQALVEFDSVQSAQKAKASLNGADIYSGCCTLKIEYAKPTRLNVFKNDSESWDYTNPDLTARDERRRQGQPALLGDHPSTYGGYQTSPLALAHRMDPRSSSSRPMHLYSAPDFEFVPQGKVIMIYGLNPHKMNCEKIFNLLCLYGNIEKVKFMKSMPDAAMVEMGDEFSVERAITHLNGVEMFGKKLNLCVSKQASIVPSQSYELIDGTDSYKEFTNSRNNRFTNPGQAAKNRIQPPSNVLHFFNAPPCVTEEIFQEVCEDCELKPFRTFKTFTGKSDRSLSGLLEWETKSDAVEALTVLNHYQMKNTNGPYPYTLKLCFSTMSHA; encoded by the exons atgtcttcagcggACTATTACGAATCGACGGACTATCTGGACGAATATTACGAGTCTTCCCGGCACCCATCTAAGAGGCTCAAGGTCGACGAAAGCGACACCGATTTCGACAGCGAGGAGGATGAAGGACGCGATGTCGGCGGCTCGGATGCTGGG GATCGTGATAGAGATCGAGATCGCGATAGAGATAGAGACAGGGATCGAGATCATGATCGACCGAGAAGCCAACACAAAACtgccccatctcctgtggttcatGTCCGTGCTTTGTGCGACTCCGTGATCGAAGCTGACCTGGTGAAAGGTGTTGATCGATTTGGACTCATAAG CTatgtgatgatgttacctaacaaACGGCAAGCTCTGGTGGAATTTCAAGATTTGCGAAGTGCCCAGAAGTGTGTTGCTTATGCTAAACGGCGGATTGTCAATATTGCTGGGCATCCTGCTTTCTTTAACTTCTCCACGAGTCAACGGATCACTCGCCCCGGGGGTCCTGAAGACCCAAAGCATGTCAACAATGTTCTCTTCTTATCTATTCAGAATCCTCTGTATCCAATCACAACG GATGTTCTGTATACTGTCTGCAATGCGTGTGGTCCAGTCTTGCGTATTGTCATCTTCAAGAAGAATGGAATACAGGCTCTCGTTGAAT TTGATTCAGTCCAAAGTGCCCAGAAGGCAAAGGCCTCACTGAACGGTGCAGACATTTATTCTGGTTGCTGCACACTCAAAATTGAGTATGCTAAG CCTACTCGACTGAACGTGTTCAAGAATGATAGCGAGTCCTGGGACTACACTAATCCCGATTTAACTGCTCGAG ACGAAAGAAGGCGACAAGGACAGCCAGCCCTTCTAGGAGATCATCCTTCAACATATGGAG GCTATCAAACAAGTCCATTGGCATTAGCGCACAGAATGGATCCACGCTCTTCCAGCAGTAGACCCATGCATCTCTACTCTGCTCCTGACTTTGAATTTGTGCCCCAGGGCAAGGTCATAATGATTTATGGACTTAATCCACACAAAATGAATTGTGAAAAAATCTTCAATCTTCTGTGCCTCTATGGTAATATTGAAAAG GTGAAGTTCATGAAGAGCATGCCTGATGCTGCCATGGTTGAAATGGGAGATGAATTTTCTGTGGAGCGAGCAATCACTCATCTGAACGGCGTGGAGATGTTTGGAAAGAAACTTAACTTGTG TGTCTCTAAACAGGCATCAATTGTGCCAAGTCAATCATATGAGTTGATAGATGGTACCGATAGTTACAAGGAGTTCACCAACTCGAGGAATAACCGCTTCACTAATCCTGGACAGGCAGCCAAAAACAGGATCCAGCCTCCTTCCAATGTACTTCACTTCTTCAATGCTCCACCTTGTGTTACAGAGGAAATCTTTCAAGAG GTGTGCGAAGACTGTGAACTGAAACCTTTTAGAACTTTCAAGACATTTACTGGAAAAT CTGACAGGAGTTTATCTGGCCTGTTGGAATGGGAGACGAAAAGTGATGCTGTGGAAGCACTGACTGTGCTGAATCACTACCAGATGAAAAACACCA